TTCCGTCGTATAAGTACTTTACCGTTAGTGCTACTCGCGATAAAATTATTGCCAGCTGCACCTTCTTCGGTCATGGTAAATTTTCTGGATGGAGTAGTTGGAACTATTATGTGATTGATGATAAACCTACACTGGTTTCAGAGAAAAGTACTAATTCTCCATTTGTTAACGATCCTTCGAATCCTTGTGTTGGATCTTATAGATACAAGGGGTTTGAGTATGGGCCTACAATTTGTGATGTATATTATTATGAAGAAAAAACTCGGTTTAAGCCAAACACTACCTACTATGTGCGCATGGCTGTTGATTGGTATGAGCGCGATCCATCCACGAATGAAACTGTACAAAAGTATCTTTGGACCGAGGAGAAGACGGTGGTAACGCCATCGGAGATTAACCTGAATAGTCCTGTAGGCTCTAGCCTTAAGCAGGCGCACAGAGCCCAGCATACCCGATGAGTTGGGGTGTAGAACATATAGCAGGTTAACCAACCTGTCCATAAAAGAAAAGCGCAGGCAGGAGCCTACGCTTTTTTGCATTTTTGGCCTTCGTCCATCGAAGAGGTTTGAATCCTTAGCTCTCTGAGCCGAATATTACCTTAGATTTTCATTGCGACTGCTTCGATTTGTCGGTCTGCTGTCCATCCCTCGTATTCTTCTGAACGGTAATGGCACCAAATAGCGCTAGGAGAAAGGAGAATGCATAGAATCCCTTTTCGCTGGGCAGGATGGTAGCATTAATCAAGCCTACCGTCAGGAGTGCAACTGCAGCCAATGTCGAAAACCAGCTGAGGCCGTAGTAAATATCGGTAACTGGTATTTCTTCTATTCTGTCGCGTACGCATTTCTGAACCGATACTGCCGAAAAAAGCCCCAACAATAGTATGGTGAGGTAATATCCTTTTTCGTTTAAAAGCATTTCGGCGCGTACAAGTCCTGTTAGGTATCCAACAACTCCTACAGCAAGCGCAACCCACGACGCCCCAATAAAGGCATTTGATGGTTTTTGATTCATAGCTATTCTGTTTTTGATATGTATTTCAGCCAGTAACTCCTCGCTAATCGACGTTATTTGATATTCGGAGTCATCTCAAAAGTAGAATTATTTACACATACTGCAAACTGTCGGGTAAATAGCTACCGAAATAGCATGATGCCTATCGTCACTAGCGGCATCCGAGTTTTGTATAGTTGAATCGGGACTCGGCCAGCAGGGGGGGGCGCTTTTAAGATTCTTGTTCTAGAAGAGGCCTCTATAAATCTCAGAATAAAAAGGTTTCCCATATTAGCTCGCTTAACAACGGCAGGCAAACGTCGTATCACCGAACAACCTTCTTCCGTAGACACCATGGCGCAGCCATACCAGACTGGCACGAATCCCTGTTTGAGCGAGGTCGCCTCCACAATGTTCCTTAATGCTGTAACGGTCTTAGGGCGATTACCACATTTGAGGTAGCGCCATTCCTCCGCGACTGAGCGAGTTAATTCGTGCCAAGGGTTTTTGGTCCTTTTTGCCCTACAAAAAGGACAGAAAAGAATAAAAGCTCGCGGCTAAAATCATAAGCAGCATTCAAGGCTTAGCTGAATTTTGTGCTTATATTTTTAAAAGCAAAATCCCTGACTCGGCCAGCGAGAGGTACCCCTCGCCGATTTATTTTTGCTACATTGCCCGATCGAATTACCGATACAGTAGCCGACAAATCGCATAAACAAACACTACAAATAATGAAAATGTTAACCGCTGCTATGCTCTTTTTGCTTAGCATAAGTCTTGCACATTCGCAAGAAAAACCCTTTGATGCCAAGGATATCGATCAGGTGATAGGCCGCTTTAAGGAGAAATGGAACGTTCCGGGGATCTCCGTAGCGATTGCCAAAGATGGGAGGCTGATATACGCCAAGGGATTCGGATACGCCGATACGGCCACAAAGGAGGAAGTAACCCCATACAGCATGTTTCGAATTGCCAGCTGCTCCAAGACAATAACCGCTACTGGCATCATGAAGCTTATCCAAGATAAAAGGCTTGGCATCAACGATACCGTATTTGGTCCTAGGGGCATTCTTAACAATAGCGAGTATGTCTTTACCGATGCGCGTATCGGCAAGATAACGGTAAAGAACCTGCTCCAGCAAACTATCGGCTGGAATAAGAAGGATGTTGTTGGTGGAAACGAAGCCTCGTACGCGCTAAAAACCCCAACTCCCGCAACCCCGAACGACGTTATCCGCTATAACCTACAACGGGGGCTCGACTTTGCGCCTAACTCGGCCTATCTGTACTGCAACTTCAACTACATGGTGCTTGGCGAGGTTATCCGAAAGGTAACGGGCCAACGCTACGAGGAGTTCATCACCCAGGAGGTGCTCAACCCCATTGGCGCCAGCTACACCAAACCTGGCAATACATTTCCTACGGAGCGATTGAAGCATGAGGTGCACTACTACGAGAGCATTCCTGACTCCTGCGGCTCCATTATCGACACCACCCAAAAAGTTACCCTTTCCTATGGGGGATACGACCTTCCCACAATGCACCCCAGCGGAGGATGGGTATCGCGCCCCATTGATTTGATAAAGATTCTGATGGGCATAGAGGGTAATGGCTCATCAGCTAGCATTCTTAGCAAGGAAACCGCCAGCTTAATGAGAACCCCTCCTGATACCATAAAAAGCGGCTACGCCATGGGGCTTGAGGTAAGCAAAGGAGCCTGGTATCACTCCGGTGCGCTAACCTGGGGCACATCATCGCTCATGTGCCGAACCGCTCAAGGAGTTTACTACGCCATTGTGTGCAACACCCTTGCAACTAAACCCGGAACCGACGAGGAGCAGTTCAAGACCATGGTGGAGTACGTGATTGAGATGCACAAGCTGCTGGCCGATCCCCTCAAGGGTGTTACCAGCTATCCAACCACCGATCTTTTTGAGAAGTACGATGCCGAGCCTCGTGCGTTGAATTAAACCTTGCGTAGAGAGGTAGGCTCTGCCCTCTGTAATTTCAACATTGAGGAATGAGCATGTGGTTCATTTTACGGGTAGCTTCCTGCTGCATCTGAACATTTGTTCTATACCTTTGTTATGATACCAAATTTTAACGAGAGGATGGGACATTGGCTCTGATCTTCGAAAGCACAAACAACTTAAAACATTAAATAATGAGACGTAAAGCAACTGCTAAATGGAATGGTACTGGCCTAGAAGGCAAAGGCGTAATAACAACCCCAAGTAGTGTTCTAAATGGTACACCCTACAATTTCACGGCAAGATTTAAGGACGAAGAGGGTAAGTCGGCGACGAATCCAGAGGAGCTGATTGCAGCAGCACATGCTGGATGCTTCTCTATGGCCCTAAGCTTTCAACTTGTGGGGGCTGGGTTTACTGCCGAAGAGCTGACAACCGATGCTGTTGTTAGCTTCGACCAGGTAGAGGGGGGATTTGCCATTACAGGTATTACCCTGAAGCTAACCGGAAAGGTACCAGGAATAAGCGAGGAGAAGTTTATGGAACTGGCCAATGCTGCCAAGGTGGGATGCCCCATTTCGAAGGCGTTGAGCGCGGTGCCCATTACCCTAGAGGCTAAGCTCGTTAAGTAGGTTGGTTTTTATATGTTTAGGAGAGGTTATCCAATACTATTTGCGATAGCCTCTCTTTCTGTATGTGCTGATATCGGGCACTTTCTTTTGCTAGGTTTATCAGGTGGTTTCGGATAATTACTATTGACCATGGCTAAATTCTTCGTTGTAGTAGCTCATTGTACGCCATTTTTCACTAAAGGATATGTGGCTTTTATTTGCTTGCAGTGGCTTATCCTGTAAACCAAAGGTAGTGAAAAAGGAAAGCGCAGCCATTGGTACAGGCTGCGCTTTTATGTGGTTATGCGGGCTTGCTGCTTTATGGCAGCTACTTATTTTGTGCGCTGATCTAGACTTCGGTTAGCAAGCTTACTCTTTGGTAGCTTCTAGAATATAATTCCCCGCACTAATCCTAAATAGGATATGGCTATCTGTACTTGCTAAGTGTTCTAAGATCTTTTTATTCTTGATTGCCCTTCCGTTTTCCCAAACAACTTTATTGTTAAACTTTATCTGAGAAATCTTGCATGCAGGAATGCCTACTATAGCTTCGGTTCCATTTGGTATGGAAACTGTTAGCCTAAAGCATTTGTCTGTATTCTCAAAGCTGCTTTTAATAACCCCTTTTACCGACTGAACTGTAGCAGATGCTGCTTTTACGGAGCCTGGATTGGGCTTTATTTGGAATAATTTGTAGCCTGGCTCAATAGGCGCGATACCACACAAATACTGCGATAGTATTGTTAACGAACCACCACTCCAAGCGTGGTTCGTTGTTCCTCCACCATAACCCTCAGCGCCAATTCCCCAACCCTCAAAAAGGGTTGCATAATCAGGATTGTTGACCATGCTTCCAAACCTTTTTTTCATACGCTCGATGGCATAATCTGCATAACCCATTTTGAATAGGGCTTCTAGCACGTACTTTTCCATGTAAGGGCTTGCATGTTCCTCCTTTTTAAAAACATCGTATAAGGCTTGATATTTCCCCTTTTCAGCAATGCCTGCCACAACTGCAAGAGCCTGACACCGATCATCCGTTTTCCCCTTATAGTCAGGATGACGATAGGCTGTCCCAGTCCAATACTTGGCATTAAAGATAGCTTTAATTCTCTCCATTGATTGCCTGTATTCTGAGGCATCTTCACTGCGATTTAGGATTTCGGCCATGTTTAACGCCCCATCAAGCGCCAAATAGTAAAAGCTATTGGTTATAAGCTCCATGTCAATATCATCGCCCCAATCACCCCACGACCAACCTCCTTGGCGAAGCTTAATTGAGCCATCATCATTTACGCTCCATAGCTTCAAATACTTTCGTACCCCAGCGTATAGGTCCGAAATAGGTTGCTTATCTCCTGTATTCAGATAGTAGTTCCAAAAACCATAGTATCCTATACTTGTAAGCATTTGAATGGGTAATTCTTTATCCCAATTTCCTGCTGGTACTGGTGCAAATAAAGTGCTGTCAGGTCTTTGCCAGCCTATTAACTCATACATTCCCTTCTTTAGCAGCAAATGGCTTAAGGTATCGAGGGCATAAAAGGCTTCACCAGATTCGTTAACTTCATCTCCCCACCATTGAGCACGTTCACGGTCGGGACAATCCATATAGTTATCACGCATGGTAACGTAGAGTGTCCTTAAAGACTTTTGCCAGATTTTATTTAGAAATGGATCGGTACAGGTAAAGCTACCTGCAAACTCGGTATTATATCCTGTTTCTCGATATTTTAGGTCTAGGACAGTAACTCCCGCTGGTATTTTGTAGATCACTTTATGACCATTCATCCAACCGTAGCTTTCGTAGTCTTGAGTGCCTTTACGGGTAATGTATTGTGCGTACACATTAGGTTCGCCTCCACCCATAAAGTTTTCTGTTTTTATTTCAACTACTTTGCCTTCTTCATGTGCTGCGATTTTAAGATAGGGGGTTACCTGCAGATTAGAGGGTAAGGTGCATACAATAGTAGTATCTCTACTTAGTTGAAGCGGAAAGTTAGGTGCTTGAACATAGGAAACAAGCTTTGAGTCTTTCCATTGAGGAATTGGACGAAGTACTAAGCTATTCCAAGGAGCAATTGGTGGTGTCCCGAGCATTTTGGCATTGCTCCAGTTACCAACCGAGTAGCTTTTTGAAAACCAGCTGCCTATATCATTTCTGGCATCAAATCGTATGTTCGATTCTGGTAAACGGAAATTAGGCAGAGGTGCAGGGCAGGTTCCATAGGCAGGATGTTGCATTACCTTCCATGAGCTATCGCTTAGCACCTCCATTTCAGGCGTAATGCATTCGAATATAAAACCAAATTTGCCACTGGTTATATGAGAAAATCCACTCTTCCCAAAGTGCCAGCCTAGAACCGCAATGGTATTGGTCCCCTTCGTAAGATACTTCGAAATATCTACCTTGTCGTAATATGTATCGCTAGGGTTGGGGCCTCGCTTTAACCCTCCTTCAAACACAACCATCGTGCCGTTTACCCACAACCAGTACTTGCTATCGATTGCAATTTTTGCCAACGCCTTTAATGGCACTCTCGCTAAAGGAAAGTCTTTACGGAAGCAATACCACGAATTCGCCTCGCTCAGAGAGCTTGGGTCGGTAATCCATTTTGCTTGCCACTTGTCTTGCCCACTTAGGTTGGGCATTTGAAACGCAATTAAAACAAATAGAAAGAACTTTTTCATTCTACAGGGGTAACGGTTATGTGCATTGATTCTTAAGCCAATTTGTTCGCGGTAGATGCGCCGTGAACTAAACGACTTGTAATATACAAAGTTCTTTTAAGTGCGATAATGGACATTAGTGCACTTTGAACGAATGGTTTATACCAAATGTACGGGGCGCAGTGGAATTTAGGTACGTGATTTTCATGTTGCTTCAGCAATAAAGCTTTATTACTTGAGCAGCAGCTGTACTGTTGGCTGCCAACCAGTATGCATCGGTAGTAGATTGTGGAAGCTTCCTATAAGCATGTTCCTCTTGTTACGTTCTAGCACTCGCAAAGTAAAGCGCAGCCGTAATGCTGGTTGCGCTTTACTTTGCGTTCTGCAAGCTTGCTGATTAATGGCGGTAAGGATGCTACTTATATGTGAGGGCTTTTCTGTGCTATATTCTACTGTCCGATAAGCTTGTCAACATCGCCACTTAAGATGCTTCGAAGGTTCCTTTTTACCTTATCCTCATCCCAATTCCACCATTGTATTTGGGTTAGCTTGTTTACGGTTTCGGCGGGGAATCGATTCTTTATCTCTTTTGCGGGTATCCCTCCAACGATTGTATAGGGTGGTACATCTTTCGTAACAACGGCTCTTGTTCCGACTATTGCACCGTCGCCAATTTTTACGCCTTGCATAATCACCGCTTCGTAACCAATCCAAACATCGTTTCCAATAACTATATCGCCTTGATTATCCCATGCCTCGGTTACGTTTTCTTTATCGAGTCTCCACTCTTCAAAAAAAAGAGGGAACGGATAGGTGGAGAGCGAGGACATTTTATGGTTTCCGGAGGTAAACATGAATTTTGCACCACAGGCAATTGAGCAATATTTGCCAATTACTAGCCTATCATTATTTATTGGGTAGTGGTATAAAACGTTGTTAATCTCGAATTTGGTGGGATCGTTTACAAAATCATTATACATAGTGTATTCGCCTACTATAATGTTCTGTTTTGTGATTGTCGATTTTAGGTATACGGTTTCCTTATCTCCTGTTCGGGGGAATACTGCTTTACTGTTCATCTGCTAGCTTCATTTTTTGTACTATACGGCTAACCTTGTGCAGCGATGGGCTCCGCTTGGTTTAGCAAGGTCTTGGGCTGTTTTCGGAGGTGGAAGGTATCTATTATCGGTAGGTTTTCCAAGGAGTGCTGGCTTAGCTCCCCCGTTCGGCAAATGCTATTGTCCATCGATGACGAGCGAAGGCTTTTTCTCAAAGCCCCAATGCATAGTCAATGGCAGGTTTATCCTCTACGAGGAAATGGGCGACTTAATGGAGGTATAAACCGCCACCTAAGTTCGATGGAATTAAAGATTCCGGCTAGTGTCGAGTGCCTAATTAAACTACGGCTAGCGAAGAGGTTGTCTAATATTATTTGTGATAACCTCTCTTCTATGATAGATTGCTGCTCACCTGAATTTTGTTTGAAAATTAATGTTTTAGACAAGACACGTATCCACGCTAAGGCTAAAAACTTTGGATGTCTAATTGTAAGAAACGAATATTGTGAAGTAAGCCTGAATCTTGTGCCAGCGCAATAGAAGATCTATAACTTTTTCTACTTTTGAGACCTTAAGTAGGTATGGATACTCTCTTCGGATGAGGTCAACGTAAATACGGCTAATTTCTAATTGTCAAATAAAAACTAAAATTATTAAATGAAAAGACTATCGGTTCTTCTTATTTCAATTCTTGTGGCATCTATGGCTTACTGCCAAGATATCAAGTTGTTTTCAACGTATGTTAAGCCAACTGGAGAATCTAGGTATGCGTTTGTCCTTTCCGACAATTCTATTTGGTGGGGTGATCCTACCGAGGATCAATGGAATCAGGTTTCAACGAGCGAGCTACCTGCTAATTTTAGCATCAAACATTTCTCGACGTACGTTAAGCCAACAGGAGCATCCCGGTATGTTATTGTTCTCTCCGATAATTCTATCTGGTGGGCGGATCCCAACGATACTCAATGGGTTCAAGTATCAGCAGAGGGGCTCCCTGCTAAGTTTAATGTAAAAGAACTTTCGACTTACATTAAGCCTAATGGGGAATCAAGATTTTGCATTGTTCTCTCCGACAATACCATCTGGTGGGCAGAACCAAACAATGCTCAATGGGTTCATGTTTTAACCACCGGAGTAAAAACTAAGTAGCAATACGCTGCTAGGCATTGTAAATCTCGGCAAAACTATAAGGGGGCTGTCCAAAAAGTAATGGACAGCCCCCTTTTTACCTGTTTTATTCGTATTACTGTCTAAGAACAAATTCAAATTGATATCCCTGTATCTGCCTCTATTCTTCTTTGGGTGATGCATTATTATCCTTAAATTTGTACCCTATTTTTAAATCTACCATAATGATAAGCAGGCTGAAAAACTTTTACTTAAACAGTAGCATTCGAGTAAAGATAAACCTTGCGGTTGTTGGCTCCGCATGCGTTATACTTATCCTTCTAATGACAATTGTTACGGTACGCTCTCGGAGTATCGTGCTTGATTCTGCCGAAAAAACAGTGACTTTGATCGGGAAAGAAAATGCGGCACGTGCCAACGATGTAATCAATCGAAAAATAAGCGCTGTTAAGGCACTTGCCAGCAGCTACGAGAGTCATGCCGAG
This window of the uncultured Acetobacteroides sp. genome carries:
- the yiaA gene encoding inner membrane protein YiaA, producing MNQKPSNAFIGASWVALAVGVVGYLTGLVRAEMLLNEKGYYLTILLLGLFSAVSVQKCVRDRIEEIPVTDIYYGLSWFSTLAAVALLTVGLINATILPSEKGFYAFSFLLALFGAITVQKNTRDGQQTDKSKQSQ
- a CDS encoding serine hydrolase domain-containing protein — protein: MKMLTAAMLFLLSISLAHSQEKPFDAKDIDQVIGRFKEKWNVPGISVAIAKDGRLIYAKGFGYADTATKEEVTPYSMFRIASCSKTITATGIMKLIQDKRLGINDTVFGPRGILNNSEYVFTDARIGKITVKNLLQQTIGWNKKDVVGGNEASYALKTPTPATPNDVIRYNLQRGLDFAPNSAYLYCNFNYMVLGEVIRKVTGQRYEEFITQEVLNPIGASYTKPGNTFPTERLKHEVHYYESIPDSCGSIIDTTQKVTLSYGGYDLPTMHPSGGWVSRPIDLIKILMGIEGNGSSASILSKETASLMRTPPDTIKSGYAMGLEVSKGAWYHSGALTWGTSSLMCRTAQGVYYAIVCNTLATKPGTDEEQFKTMVEYVIEMHKLLADPLKGVTSYPTTDLFEKYDAEPRALN
- a CDS encoding OsmC family protein, which gives rise to MRRKATAKWNGTGLEGKGVITTPSSVLNGTPYNFTARFKDEEGKSATNPEELIAAAHAGCFSMALSFQLVGAGFTAEELTTDAVVSFDQVEGGFAITGITLKLTGKVPGISEEKFMELANAAKVGCPISKALSAVPITLEAKLVK
- a CDS encoding alpha-L-rhamnosidase C-terminal domain-containing protein, giving the protein MKKFFLFVLIAFQMPNLSGQDKWQAKWITDPSSLSEANSWYCFRKDFPLARVPLKALAKIAIDSKYWLWVNGTMVVFEGGLKRGPNPSDTYYDKVDISKYLTKGTNTIAVLGWHFGKSGFSHITSGKFGFIFECITPEMEVLSDSSWKVMQHPAYGTCPAPLPNFRLPESNIRFDARNDIGSWFSKSYSVGNWSNAKMLGTPPIAPWNSLVLRPIPQWKDSKLVSYVQAPNFPLQLSRDTTIVCTLPSNLQVTPYLKIAAHEEGKVVEIKTENFMGGGEPNVYAQYITRKGTQDYESYGWMNGHKVIYKIPAGVTVLDLKYRETGYNTEFAGSFTCTDPFLNKIWQKSLRTLYVTMRDNYMDCPDRERAQWWGDEVNESGEAFYALDTLSHLLLKKGMYELIGWQRPDSTLFAPVPAGNWDKELPIQMLTSIGYYGFWNYYLNTGDKQPISDLYAGVRKYLKLWSVNDDGSIKLRQGGWSWGDWGDDIDMELITNSFYYLALDGALNMAEILNRSEDASEYRQSMERIKAIFNAKYWTGTAYRHPDYKGKTDDRCQALAVVAGIAEKGKYQALYDVFKKEEHASPYMEKYVLEALFKMGYADYAIERMKKRFGSMVNNPDYATLFEGWGIGAEGYGGGTTNHAWSGGSLTILSQYLCGIAPIEPGYKLFQIKPNPGSVKAASATVQSVKGVIKSSFENTDKCFRLTVSIPNGTEAIVGIPACKISQIKFNNKVVWENGRAIKNKKILEHLASTDSHILFRISAGNYILEATKE
- a CDS encoding CatB-related O-acetyltransferase, encoding MNSKAVFPRTGDKETVYLKSTITKQNIIVGEYTMYNDFVNDPTKFEINNVLYHYPINNDRLVIGKYCSIACGAKFMFTSGNHKMSSLSTYPFPLFFEEWRLDKENVTEAWDNQGDIVIGNDVWIGYEAVIMQGVKIGDGAIVGTRAVVTKDVPPYTIVGGIPAKEIKNRFPAETVNKLTQIQWWNWDEDKVKRNLRSILSGDVDKLIGQ